Proteins found in one Gordonia sp. PDNC005 genomic segment:
- a CDS encoding PAS domain-containing sensor histidine kinase, whose protein sequence is MATLTELLAEHTTLSDDAAAHLQRLVAEWQLLADLSFADYLLAVRSDEGEFVYVAQVRPNTASTVFQHDEVGHRVDEAESPQGANPLIHPAFATGRIMQEGLATRYGNLLVTRVAIPVTFEGRVIAVLGRAVEASETRPPSPLEAAYRDAAQALCEMVVEGTFPLDEANTMGLSTPRAGDGFVRLGPAGVVEYASPNALSAVHRMGWTTDLSGVVLADLFRRLLNDPFESTDAAAMLAMAAGAADDSDVPVRGLRMEFDARRATVLVRAVPLRSRGRSQGAVLLIRDVTEVKRRDLALISKDATIREIHHRVKNNLQSVSALLRLQARRSSNPETSKALEEAVRRVGSIALVHEMLSGSVDEEVDVDAIVDRVGTSIVDVSLPDGGGSRVMVTRVSRLGVLPADLAMPLVMVLTEVLQNSIEHGFATGQTGARIVIDAERDVRSLAVHITDNGQGLPDGFDLEKSDRLGLQIVRTLVSNDLGGRIRIGPSPDGSGTRVDLNIPLH, encoded by the coding sequence GTGGCGACTCTCACCGAACTGCTCGCCGAGCACACGACGCTCTCCGACGACGCTGCCGCACATCTGCAGCGACTGGTCGCCGAGTGGCAGTTGCTCGCCGACCTCTCCTTCGCCGACTACCTGCTGGCGGTCCGCAGTGACGAAGGCGAGTTCGTATACGTAGCCCAGGTGCGCCCCAACACGGCCTCGACGGTGTTTCAGCACGACGAGGTGGGGCATCGGGTTGATGAGGCGGAGAGCCCGCAGGGCGCCAATCCGCTGATCCATCCGGCGTTCGCGACCGGACGGATAATGCAGGAGGGCCTCGCCACCCGGTACGGGAATCTTCTCGTCACCCGCGTCGCGATCCCGGTGACATTCGAGGGCAGAGTCATCGCGGTCCTCGGCAGGGCGGTCGAAGCATCGGAGACGCGCCCGCCGTCGCCCCTGGAGGCGGCCTACCGCGACGCTGCGCAGGCATTGTGCGAGATGGTGGTGGAGGGAACGTTCCCGCTCGACGAGGCCAACACCATGGGCCTGTCCACACCACGCGCCGGAGACGGCTTCGTACGGCTCGGCCCGGCCGGTGTCGTCGAGTACGCGAGCCCGAACGCTCTGTCGGCGGTTCATCGAATGGGGTGGACGACGGACCTGTCCGGAGTTGTCCTGGCGGATCTGTTCCGACGGCTTCTCAACGATCCGTTCGAGTCGACCGACGCGGCGGCGATGCTCGCGATGGCTGCCGGTGCTGCGGACGACTCCGACGTCCCTGTTCGTGGGCTCCGCATGGAGTTCGACGCACGGCGAGCCACGGTCCTCGTTCGGGCCGTCCCGCTGCGATCACGCGGCCGTTCGCAGGGCGCGGTGCTGCTGATCCGAGACGTCACCGAGGTGAAACGCCGTGACCTGGCGTTGATCAGCAAGGACGCGACGATCCGCGAGATCCATCATCGTGTCAAGAACAACCTCCAGTCGGTGTCGGCGCTGTTGCGGCTGCAGGCACGTCGATCAAGCAACCCGGAGACGTCCAAAGCTCTCGAGGAAGCCGTTCGCCGGGTCGGTTCGATCGCCCTGGTGCACGAGATGCTGTCGGGCAGCGTCGACGAGGAGGTGGACGTCGACGCCATCGTCGACAGGGTCGGCACGTCGATCGTCGACGTCTCGCTCCCGGACGGCGGCGGGTCACGCGTCATGGTGACGCGAGTGAGCCGACTGGGCGTGCTGCCTGCAGATCTGGCGATGCCGCTGGTCATGGTACTCACCGAGGTGCTGCAGAACTCGATCGAACACGGCTTCGCCACGGGACAGACGGGCGCGCGGATCGTGATCGATGCGGAGCGCGACGTCCGGTCGTTGGCCGTGCACATCACCGACAACGGTCAAGGGCTTCCGGACGGATTCGACCTCGAGAAGTCGGACCGGTTGGGACTCCAGATCGTGCGGACTCTTGTCTCGAACGACCTCGGCGGACGGATCCGAATCGGCCCGTCGCCGGACGGCTCGGGCACACGTGTCGACCTGAACATCCCCCTGCACTGA
- a CDS encoding biotin/lipoyl-binding carrier protein: MPEDVVAEIVATVLEVSVDAGTEVATGDTLVLLESMKMEIPVVAEDPGTIDSVQVKVGDVIQAGDVIASYRD; this comes from the coding sequence ATGCCTGAAGACGTCGTCGCTGAAATCGTCGCCACCGTGCTCGAGGTCTCCGTGGACGCGGGAACCGAAGTCGCAACCGGCGACACCCTGGTGCTTCTCGAATCGATGAAGATGGAGATCCCGGTTGTCGCCGAGGACCCGGGGACCATCGACTCGGTGCAGGTCAAGGTCGGTGACGTGATCCAGGCCGGCGACGTCATCGCGTCGTACCGCGACTGA
- the rsrA gene encoding mycothiol system anti-sigma-R factor, with amino-acid sequence MNAGIPDRDEQFENLDCSAVVADIWLLLDNECDAGARERLQGHLDGCPSCFEHFGVQRQLKALVNRKCGGDSAPEGLRERLRMEIRTSVTIRQTP; translated from the coding sequence ATGAACGCAGGCATTCCCGACCGTGACGAGCAGTTCGAGAACCTCGATTGCTCCGCCGTCGTCGCAGACATCTGGCTGCTGTTGGACAACGAGTGCGACGCAGGCGCGCGGGAGCGACTGCAGGGGCATCTGGACGGGTGCCCGTCGTGCTTCGAGCATTTCGGCGTGCAGCGTCAACTGAAGGCGCTCGTCAATCGAAAGTGCGGCGGTGACTCCGCTCCCGAAGGTCTCCGGGAACGCCTCCGGATGGAGATCCGCACGTCGGTGACCATCCGTCAAACTCCCTGA
- a CDS encoding sigma-70 family RNA polymerase sigma factor: MLITWPVDSSEQASSEGNPVAEESEREETQAELTERFERDALPLLDQLYGGALRMTRNPADAEDLVQETFVKAFSAFSSFREGTNLKAWMYRILTNTYINSYRKKQRQPAQYPTDEITDWQLAATAEHTSTGLRSAEIEALDALPDQEIKDALAQLPEDFRMAVYYADVEGLPYKEIAEIMDTPIGTVMSRLHRGRRQLRDLLADVAHERGIGRTDEVVR, from the coding sequence ATGTTGATCACGTGGCCGGTAGACTCGTCCGAACAAGCGTCGAGTGAAGGGAACCCCGTGGCTGAAGAGAGCGAACGTGAGGAGACGCAGGCCGAGCTCACCGAGCGGTTCGAACGTGACGCGCTTCCGCTGCTCGATCAGTTGTACGGCGGCGCCCTGCGGATGACCCGCAACCCCGCCGATGCCGAAGATCTTGTGCAGGAGACATTCGTGAAGGCGTTCTCCGCATTCTCGTCGTTCCGCGAGGGCACGAACTTGAAGGCGTGGATGTACCGCATCCTCACCAACACGTACATCAACTCGTATCGGAAGAAGCAGCGGCAGCCCGCCCAGTATCCGACCGATGAGATCACCGACTGGCAGCTCGCCGCCACGGCCGAGCACACGTCGACGGGACTTCGCTCCGCGGAGATCGAGGCGCTCGACGCCCTCCCGGACCAGGAGATCAAAGACGCCCTGGCTCAACTGCCCGAGGACTTCCGGATGGCCGTGTACTACGCGGACGTGGAGGGCCTGCCCTACAAGGAGATCGCCGAGATCATGGACACTCCCATCGGAACTGTGATGTCCCGACTCCACCGTGGCCGTCGCCAACTGCGCGACCTCCTCGCCGACGTCGCGCACGAGCGTGGCATCGGCCGCACCGACGAGGTAGTCCGATGA
- a CDS encoding SOS response-associated peptidase produces the protein MCGRYAVTTDPAKLAAELDARNEVVPESFSPESFSPVNYNVAPTTTVMTVVDRHDHGCPDDDPARRVRAMRWGLVPSWTKELGKGPLLFNARAESLSQKPAFRNSLKGKRCLVPMDGWYEWKPGPTGANGKPTKIPYFMSPDDNTRLFMGGLWAAWRPAEARAAGDDSAWVSSTTIITTDAVGPLTEVHHRMPLIMPFEYWDAWLDPDSPADPGLLAPPALELVERIAIRQVSPLVNRVSNNGPELLDDVRDMG, from the coding sequence ATGTGCGGACGCTATGCGGTGACCACCGATCCGGCGAAGTTGGCGGCGGAACTCGACGCGCGGAACGAGGTGGTCCCTGAATCCTTCTCCCCCGAGTCCTTCTCCCCCGTCAACTACAACGTCGCACCGACGACCACGGTGATGACCGTCGTCGACCGTCACGACCACGGATGTCCCGACGACGATCCGGCTCGGCGCGTCCGGGCGATGCGGTGGGGCCTGGTGCCGTCGTGGACGAAGGAGTTGGGCAAGGGTCCACTGTTGTTCAACGCGCGCGCCGAGTCGCTCTCGCAGAAGCCCGCGTTCCGCAACTCGCTCAAAGGGAAACGCTGCCTTGTGCCGATGGACGGCTGGTACGAGTGGAAGCCGGGGCCGACCGGCGCCAACGGTAAGCCGACGAAGATCCCTTACTTCATGTCGCCAGACGACAACACACGGCTGTTCATGGGTGGCTTGTGGGCGGCGTGGCGGCCCGCCGAGGCGAGGGCCGCCGGAGACGACTCCGCGTGGGTCTCCAGTACCACGATCATCACGACGGACGCCGTGGGCCCGTTGACCGAGGTGCACCATCGGATGCCGCTGATCATGCCGTTCGAGTATTGGGACGCGTGGCTCGACCCCGACTCCCCGGCCGACCCGGGACTGCTGGCGCCGCCCGCGCTGGAGCTCGTTGAGCGGATCGCGATACGGCAGGTGTCACCGCTGGTCAACCGGGTGTCGAACAACGGTCCCGAGTTGTTGGACGACGTTCGCGACATGGGATGA
- a CDS encoding DUF5313 family protein codes for MSATHPGLLQKIGYLLGRPLPASMREWVRNDLTGPGHVRRYIVRGLIPLVPLLVGFWFIPGPLLLRGGMMLLILIPFVYFQIALIRVYRRHLLINNGLDAALVDAVQIQRADAVADDYRQRFGR; via the coding sequence ATGAGCGCGACGCATCCGGGACTGCTGCAGAAGATCGGTTACCTGCTGGGACGCCCGCTGCCCGCCTCGATGCGCGAATGGGTGCGCAACGATCTCACCGGACCCGGTCACGTGCGCCGGTACATCGTCCGCGGGTTGATCCCCCTGGTTCCACTGCTCGTCGGATTCTGGTTCATCCCCGGTCCGCTCCTGCTTCGCGGCGGAATGATGCTCTTGATCCTGATCCCTTTCGTGTACTTCCAGATCGCGCTGATCCGGGTATACCGCCGTCATCTTCTCATCAACAACGGATTGGACGCCGCGCTTGTCGACGCGGTCCAGATCCAGCGCGCGGATGCCGTCGCTGACGACTATCGCCAGCGATTCGGTCGCTGA
- a CDS encoding NAD(P)/FAD-dependent oxidoreductase: protein MNDLALDHQAIIVGAGFGGIGAGIELKRQGITDLAILEREDELGGTWHVNHYPGLAVDIASVTYSYSFEPNPNWSRLFAPGAELKKYAEHVADVYDLRRHMEFGVTVERAEWDDSGFWTVHTTDGTSRTAQFLVTATGFLSQPYTPDFPGIKTFAGDIIHTTAWQDGYDFAGRRAAVIGTGATAVQLIPEIAKSARHLTVFQRTPIWVVPKVDFPIPAPVRRLFGAVPATQKIARAINTSMLEMLMVVGVLHYRQAKPGNRLAALLAKAHMRAQVRDPNTRRQLTPTYDFGCKRPTFSNTYFPVFNQPDVDLETSSIVRVEADGIVVEGEKKIPVDTLVLATGFNLWDVNFPAFQVIGREGRDLGKWWRDGRFQAYEGVAVPKFPNFLTLNSPYSYSGLSYFTTIEGQMRHIARLFGELRRRGADRFEVTEQANSDYLDKSTERLGDSVFYAGDCASSRSYYFNQHGEATLLRPQATLSTLREMENFPLDDYTYA, encoded by the coding sequence ATGAACGACCTGGCACTCGATCACCAAGCGATCATCGTCGGCGCCGGATTCGGCGGTATCGGGGCCGGGATCGAGCTGAAGCGGCAGGGGATCACCGATCTGGCGATCCTCGAGCGCGAAGACGAGCTCGGTGGAACCTGGCACGTGAATCACTATCCGGGACTGGCCGTCGACATCGCATCTGTCACCTACTCGTACTCGTTCGAACCGAATCCGAACTGGTCGCGGCTCTTCGCGCCCGGCGCCGAACTGAAGAAGTACGCCGAGCACGTCGCCGACGTCTACGACCTCCGCAGGCACATGGAGTTCGGCGTCACCGTCGAACGCGCCGAATGGGACGACTCCGGGTTCTGGACCGTTCACACGACCGACGGCACCAGCCGAACAGCACAGTTCCTCGTGACGGCCACCGGATTCCTGTCGCAGCCGTACACGCCCGACTTCCCCGGCATCAAGACCTTCGCCGGCGACATAATCCACACCACTGCGTGGCAGGACGGCTACGACTTCGCAGGCAGACGCGCCGCGGTAATCGGGACCGGCGCCACCGCGGTCCAGTTGATCCCAGAGATCGCGAAATCCGCTCGCCACCTGACGGTGTTCCAGCGAACCCCGATCTGGGTGGTGCCGAAAGTCGACTTCCCGATACCGGCTCCGGTCCGTCGACTCTTCGGCGCAGTGCCGGCGACTCAGAAGATCGCCCGAGCGATCAACACGTCCATGCTCGAGATGCTGATGGTCGTCGGTGTGCTCCACTACCGCCAGGCCAAGCCCGGAAATCGACTCGCCGCGCTGCTCGCCAAGGCGCACATGCGCGCGCAGGTGCGCGACCCGAACACTCGTCGCCAGCTCACCCCGACGTACGACTTCGGCTGCAAACGCCCGACGTTCAGCAACACCTACTTTCCGGTGTTCAATCAGCCGGACGTCGACCTCGAGACGTCGTCGATCGTCCGAGTGGAGGCCGACGGGATCGTCGTGGAGGGGGAGAAGAAGATCCCGGTGGACACCCTGGTGCTGGCGACGGGCTTCAACCTGTGGGATGTCAACTTCCCCGCCTTCCAGGTGATCGGGCGCGAAGGTCGGGACCTGGGGAAGTGGTGGCGCGACGGCCGGTTCCAGGCGTACGAGGGTGTCGCCGTCCCGAAGTTCCCGAACTTCCTCACCCTGAACAGTCCGTACTCCTACAGCGGCCTGTCGTACTTCACGACCATCGAGGGGCAGATGCGACACATCGCCCGGCTGTTCGGCGAGCTGCGGAGGCGCGGCGCCGATCGTTTCGAGGTCACTGAGCAGGCCAACTCCGACTACCTCGACAAGTCGACCGAGAGGCTCGGCGACTCGGTGTTCTACGCCGGGGACTGTGCATCGTCGCGGAGCTACTACTTCAATCAGCACGGTGAAGCGACCCTGCTCCGCCCCCAGGCGACATTGTCGACCCTGCGTGAGATGGAGAACTTCCCACTCGACGACTACACGTACGCCTGA
- a CDS encoding FAD-binding oxidoreductase, with product MAVPNAQVVRALRAIVGDTHVVTESDVAAPYLTDWTGEWHGDAAVVRPGDTAEVAAVLRLCTAHEVKVTPQGGNTGLVGGSTPPPNDSRPWVLLSLRRLDTVGLPDGSGMCIRAGAGATLTKVHTAATAVPELGLMFGVDLAARDSATIGGMVATNAGGIRMIRYGDMRSQVLGLEAVLPSGEVFSRWRPLRKDNVGYHLPGLITGSEGTLAVVTRVLLRLVQRTYRTGVALVGAADVDAARRVLFAVQRSGHTIEAAEIMTRTGVDLVAQTGVRTQIDAGATLLVEIVGGVEELSESLARAGDDVLDAVVDAGPARELWRVRESHTETIARSSTTPPVKLDVSVPMGDVHQLITRVEEFAGRSGVRAVQFGHIGDGNIHVNLLDVPAEKRQTAADGVLGIVVALGGSISAEHGIGRAKAASISLGRDAVDVAAMRAIKSALDPGQLMNPGVIFDESR from the coding sequence GTGGCCGTTCCGAACGCCCAGGTCGTGCGTGCGCTGCGCGCGATCGTCGGCGACACCCACGTCGTCACCGAGTCCGACGTCGCAGCTCCGTATCTGACCGACTGGACAGGCGAGTGGCACGGCGACGCGGCGGTGGTCCGTCCCGGCGACACCGCGGAAGTGGCGGCTGTGCTCCGACTGTGCACCGCGCATGAGGTCAAAGTGACGCCCCAGGGAGGCAACACCGGGCTCGTCGGCGGGTCCACACCACCGCCGAACGACTCACGACCGTGGGTGCTGCTGTCGCTGCGCAGGCTCGACACCGTCGGGCTGCCCGACGGAAGCGGGATGTGCATTCGGGCAGGTGCGGGTGCGACCTTGACGAAGGTGCACACCGCCGCCACCGCGGTCCCCGAACTCGGCCTGATGTTCGGGGTCGACCTCGCGGCGCGCGATTCGGCGACGATCGGCGGCATGGTCGCCACGAACGCGGGCGGCATCCGAATGATCCGGTACGGCGACATGCGCTCCCAGGTTCTCGGTCTCGAGGCGGTGCTGCCGTCCGGCGAGGTCTTCTCACGGTGGCGGCCCCTGCGCAAAGACAACGTCGGTTATCACCTGCCCGGCCTGATCACAGGCAGTGAGGGCACTCTCGCCGTGGTCACCCGTGTGCTCCTGAGACTGGTCCAGCGCACGTACCGGACTGGGGTCGCGCTTGTCGGCGCGGCGGACGTCGACGCGGCGCGGCGAGTGCTGTTCGCCGTGCAACGGTCCGGTCACACGATCGAAGCCGCCGAGATCATGACCAGAACCGGAGTCGATCTCGTAGCTCAAACCGGCGTCCGGACGCAGATCGACGCCGGCGCGACGCTGCTGGTCGAGATCGTCGGTGGGGTCGAGGAACTGTCCGAATCGCTCGCACGGGCGGGCGACGACGTGCTCGACGCCGTCGTCGACGCCGGACCGGCACGCGAACTGTGGCGAGTGCGCGAATCGCACACCGAGACCATCGCGCGTTCGTCGACCACGCCTCCGGTGAAGCTCGACGTCTCGGTGCCGATGGGGGATGTGCATCAGCTCATCACCAGAGTCGAGGAGTTCGCGGGCCGCTCGGGAGTCCGGGCGGTCCAGTTCGGGCACATCGGTGACGGCAACATCCACGTCAATCTGCTCGACGTCCCCGCTGAGAAACGTCAGACCGCCGCCGACGGCGTACTCGGGATCGTCGTTGCGCTCGGTGGCAGCATCAGTGCCGAACACGGAATCGGTCGTGCCAAAGCGGCCTCGATCAGTCTCGGCCGTGACGCCGTCGACGTCGCGGCCATGCGCGCGATCAAGAGTGCACTCGATCCGGGACAACTGATGAACCCCGGTGTGATCTTCGATGAATCCAGGTAA
- a CDS encoding NADP-dependent oxidoreductase, with amino-acid sequence MTRKLVATAFGAPREVLTVVDVELPTASGDTVTVDVRAAGLNPFDVKSVQGVMGEDPSKLPLQIGNECSGVVREAPAGSGLASGDRVVVYPASGAFAETVVAPTASVHKLPDTLDFDQAAGLLLAGVTAYDLVETLGISEKDTVLVHGGAGAVGSIAVVLAVGRGATVIATASPANHEAVRALGATPVDHHSALLDAVRSAAASPVTAVIDTVGVDDAINASLELVEPARVASIAAWGRSGDGITILNGSTDASKRHRRDAVQPLLAAAADGRIVLEIAGTSTLDDAADSFDALAGRHPRGKYILHP; translated from the coding sequence ATGACTCGGAAACTCGTTGCGACAGCATTCGGCGCGCCCCGTGAAGTCTTGACCGTCGTAGACGTTGAACTGCCGACCGCGTCTGGCGACACGGTGACAGTCGACGTCCGCGCCGCCGGACTCAACCCGTTCGACGTGAAGAGCGTCCAGGGCGTCATGGGGGAAGACCCGTCGAAACTGCCGTTGCAGATCGGGAACGAATGCTCCGGGGTGGTCCGCGAAGCTCCGGCCGGCAGCGGACTCGCGTCCGGCGATCGAGTGGTCGTCTACCCGGCGTCGGGAGCGTTCGCCGAGACCGTCGTCGCCCCAACGGCGTCGGTGCACAAACTGCCCGACACCCTCGACTTCGACCAGGCTGCAGGGTTGCTCCTCGCGGGGGTGACGGCCTACGACCTGGTCGAGACCCTCGGCATCTCCGAGAAGGACACGGTTCTTGTGCACGGCGGCGCCGGCGCGGTCGGGTCGATCGCCGTTGTACTCGCAGTGGGCCGCGGGGCCACCGTCATCGCGACGGCGTCCCCGGCCAATCACGAAGCGGTCCGTGCGCTCGGAGCGACGCCTGTCGACCATCACTCCGCGCTGCTCGACGCCGTCCGATCAGCCGCGGCGTCCCCTGTCACCGCAGTGATCGACACGGTGGGAGTCGACGACGCGATCAACGCCTCGCTGGAACTCGTCGAACCGGCGAGGGTCGCGAGCATCGCCGCCTGGGGCCGTTCCGGTGACGGCATCACGATCCTCAACGGCTCCACCGACGCGAGCAAGCGACATCGCCGCGACGCAGTCCAACCGTTGCTCGCCGCTGCCGCCGACGGTCGGATCGTGCTCGAGATCGCGGGGACGTCCACACTCGACGACGCGGCCGACTCCTTCGACGCGCTCGCCGGCAGGCATCCCCGCGGCAAGTACATTCTGCACCCGTAG
- a CDS encoding aldo/keto reductase, which produces MADNTIPSITLNNGVDIPQLGFGTYQIPPRETKDAVLTALEAGYRHIDTAQMYGNEREVGEAVRESGLSRSDVFVTSKLNNNAHDPAVAVDAVARSTDELGLGPIDLYLVHWPLPEVGDFVDTWRALEGQYRSGALRTIGVSNFQRGHLERLLANTEVVPAVNQIEVHPYFQQAPLRAFNREHGIVTEAWAPIGQGAVLDDPVLAEIAAQVERTVAQVTLRWHIQRGDVIFPKSSSPARAAENSALFDFELSDEQAARIDALDADRRLGPDPDTFNWVPA; this is translated from the coding sequence ATGGCAGACAACACCATTCCGTCCATCACACTCAACAACGGCGTCGACATCCCTCAGCTCGGATTCGGCACCTATCAGATTCCGCCGCGCGAGACGAAGGACGCGGTCCTGACTGCCCTGGAAGCGGGCTACCGCCATATCGACACGGCGCAGATGTACGGCAACGAGCGTGAGGTCGGAGAGGCGGTCCGCGAGTCGGGTCTGTCGCGCTCGGATGTGTTTGTGACCAGCAAGCTGAACAACAACGCCCACGACCCCGCGGTCGCTGTGGACGCTGTCGCCCGCTCTACCGACGAACTCGGACTCGGCCCGATCGACCTGTACCTCGTCCACTGGCCACTTCCCGAGGTCGGCGACTTCGTCGACACATGGCGCGCCCTCGAAGGCCAATACCGGTCCGGGGCGCTGCGCACGATCGGTGTCTCGAACTTTCAGCGAGGTCACCTCGAGCGCCTGCTCGCAAACACCGAGGTGGTCCCCGCGGTGAACCAGATCGAGGTGCATCCGTACTTCCAGCAGGCCCCGCTGCGCGCGTTCAACCGCGAGCACGGCATCGTCACCGAAGCGTGGGCGCCGATCGGACAGGGTGCGGTCCTCGACGATCCGGTCCTCGCCGAGATCGCGGCGCAGGTGGAGCGCACCGTCGCACAGGTAACGCTGCGGTGGCACATCCAGCGTGGCGACGTGATCTTCCCGAAGTCGTCGTCGCCTGCCCGGGCCGCTGAGAACAGTGCGCTGTTCGATTTTGAGCTGTCGGACGAGCAGGCTGCCCGAATCGACGCGCTCGACGCGGACCGCAGGCTCGGTCCGGATCCCGACACCTTCAACTGGGTTCCGGCTTGA
- a CDS encoding aminotransferase class I/II-fold pyridoxal phosphate-dependent enzyme: MRFSRRAEAVTPFYAMEFGKHAAELEATGVHVVKLNIGEPDFGAPPAFLEAVRGLTDGRPLAYTGALGLPELRERIAQFSGSQFGAPIDARRVVVTTGASAALLLSCAALIDPGDEVLVGDPSYPCNRRFAESFGADVRLLETGPEGRFQLTPGDVAAAWSERTRGVMVASPSNPTGTSLAYEDLLDLCRVTEGRGGWRIVDEIYLGLADGDRRSIAADDPGAIVINSFSKYFGMTGWRLGWAVVPEEMIPVAERLAQNYYICPPTPSQIAALTCFDPETVAVAEARRDTLHDRRNLVLDGLQRIGLDVPVPPDGAFYVYVDVSRTGLTASDFCERALASAHVALTPGKDFGDIGAEQYVRLSYATAESDLRIGLDRLGEFVTGLPGTE, from the coding sequence ATGCGCTTCTCCCGCCGAGCCGAGGCAGTCACGCCGTTCTACGCCATGGAGTTCGGCAAGCATGCCGCCGAGTTGGAGGCCACCGGCGTCCACGTCGTGAAGCTGAACATCGGCGAGCCGGACTTCGGTGCGCCACCAGCGTTCTTGGAAGCGGTTCGTGGCCTCACCGACGGCCGTCCGCTTGCCTACACCGGTGCGCTCGGCCTTCCGGAACTGCGTGAACGCATCGCGCAGTTCAGTGGGTCGCAGTTCGGCGCTCCGATCGACGCCCGTCGTGTAGTCGTCACGACGGGCGCGTCGGCGGCGCTGCTGCTGTCGTGCGCGGCGCTCATCGACCCTGGCGACGAAGTCCTGGTCGGCGACCCGTCGTATCCGTGTAACCGGCGTTTCGCGGAGAGCTTCGGCGCTGACGTGCGCTTGCTCGAGACCGGCCCCGAGGGCCGTTTCCAGCTCACGCCGGGCGACGTCGCAGCAGCGTGGTCGGAACGCACACGCGGCGTGATGGTCGCATCGCCGTCCAACCCGACGGGCACATCGCTCGCGTACGAGGATCTGCTCGACCTGTGCCGCGTGACCGAGGGTCGGGGCGGATGGCGGATCGTCGACGAGATCTACCTCGGTCTCGCCGACGGCGACCGCCGCAGCATCGCCGCCGACGACCCCGGCGCGATCGTCATCAACAGCTTCTCGAAGTACTTCGGGATGACGGGCTGGCGGCTCGGCTGGGCGGTGGTCCCCGAGGAGATGATCCCGGTCGCCGAACGGCTCGCGCAGAACTACTACATCTGTCCTCCGACACCGTCACAGATCGCCGCGTTGACCTGCTTCGATCCGGAGACCGTCGCCGTGGCGGAGGCACGCCGCGACACCTTGCACGACCGACGGAACCTGGTCCTCGACGGCCTGCAGCGCATCGGCTTGGACGTTCCGGTTCCTCCGGACGGCGCGTTCTACGTGTACGTCGACGTCAGTCGGACGGGTTTGACGGCTTCGGATTTCTGCGAGCGGGCGCTCGCCTCGGCTCACGTCGCGCTGACGCCCGGCAAAGACTTCGGCGACATCGGTGCGGAACAGTACGTTCGCCTCTCCTATGCGACCGCCGAATCGGATCTCCGGATCGGCCTCGATCGTCTCGGGGAGTTCGTGACTGGGCTCCCCGGGACCGAGTGA
- a CDS encoding NUDIX domain-containing protein — MPEVSAGILLFRAGEDEVEVLLVHPGGPFFARKDDGAWSIPKGLVESGEDLLGTARREFFEETGHLVPGGDAIELGVVRLRSGKRVHGFAVEGDLDADTIVSNVFEMAWPPKSGRTQMFPEVDRAGWFSAAEARVKLNAAQSEFVDRLIENRRG, encoded by the coding sequence ATGCCTGAGGTGAGTGCCGGAATCCTGTTGTTTCGCGCTGGTGAGGACGAGGTGGAGGTGTTGCTTGTGCACCCCGGCGGGCCGTTCTTCGCTCGCAAGGACGACGGTGCGTGGTCGATACCGAAGGGCCTGGTGGAGTCCGGTGAGGACTTGCTCGGCACCGCTCGTCGCGAGTTCTTCGAGGAGACCGGTCATCTCGTGCCCGGAGGGGATGCCATCGAACTCGGCGTCGTCCGGCTTCGCAGCGGCAAGCGCGTTCACGGTTTTGCGGTCGAAGGCGACCTGGACGCGGACACGATCGTGAGCAACGTCTTCGAGATGGCATGGCCGCCGAAATCGGGCCGCACACAGATGTTTCCGGAGGTGGATCGGGCGGGATGGTTCTCGGCGGCGGAGGCGCGCGTGAAGCTCAACGCCGCACAATCGGAGTTCGTCGACAGGCTGATCGAGAATCGTCGAGGCTGA